The proteins below come from a single Drosophila kikkawai strain 14028-0561.14 chromosome 3R, DkikHiC1v2, whole genome shotgun sequence genomic window:
- the sals gene encoding glutamic acid-rich protein isoform X4, whose protein sequence is MGLDFLDEWFLSQVPAPPPLPSLVPKAPPPPPPPLAPGEKRELSSTQKETLEKLRTRPRRRPDWSEMMKEVESGRKLRHVACNDRSQPILTCKSMTKVDDKFIYETEKDNSHNKLLKQIQGGIKLKPTRTNDRSKPVLDGLRKFRRQMTIEEQLQKSQSKINMLSEAPSSHALGPASTTALGAGGSRPSIVSAMSIDEESPDELDDIDKIRDDLQSTKQMLALELRNREAQERENKKLLAKIRTLETELEREKSREKNLEYGSNVIVATMDPTPTAEQTFVNSLKREVEDARKVSKEVEQNYKSTSEQLVEAKTEVEEQRRQIQLLERKLAAALKATPSTNRLHISNCFAYDDDDDYDDDCFHYDHYRSARHQGGGSMDGSRRPSDANFGRDSSPELELEVSESDPDEPEEKKTERRERRSGKELKVLRSKLTKLKVKEEAAKKEKDALKQAMKKNHVILKEENKKFKKLEKEVQKMAASMKLDEDDVDGEEKDEDEEEPEEKDESEEEEEESDDESEESESEASEAETGSESEPEDSPNSVKKANVEPRVKKHESRFAAMKKCNVLLQANVDNLQDQIVQVRSRATNLQDELDAVIADLGF, encoded by the exons ttCCCGccccgccgccgctgccctcGTTGGTGCCCAAGGccccgccaccgccaccaccgcccCTGGCACCCGGCGAGAAGCGAGAGCTCAGCAGCACACAAAAGGAGACACTCGAGAAGCTCAG GACACGACCTAGAAGGCGCCCGGACTGGTCCGAAATGATGAAGGAGGTGGAGAGCGGCAGGAAGCTGCGCCATGTGGCCTGCAACGATAG ATCTCAGCCCATCTTAACATGCAAATCTATGACCAAAGTGGACGACAAGTTCATTTACGAGACGGAAAAGGACAACTCGCACAACAAGCTACTCAAGCAGATCCAAGGCGGCATCAAGCTCAAGCCCACACGCACCAATGATCGCAGCAAGCCCGTGCTGGATGGTCTGCGCAAGTTCCGCCGCCAGATGACCATCGAGGAGCAGCTACAAAAGTCCCAGTCGAAGATCAACATGCTCAGCGAGGCACCCAGCAGCCATGCTCTTGGTCCAGCTAGTACAACCGCTTTGGGTGCTGGAGGATCCCGACCTAGCATTGTGTCGGCGATGTCCATTGACGAGGAGAGTCCCGACGAGCTGGACGACATTGACAAGATCCGTGACGATCTCCAGAGCACCAAACAGATGCTGGCTTTGGAGCTCCGCAACCGAGAGGCACAGGAAcgtgaaaacaaaaagctgctggccaagatccGCACCCTGGAAACCGAGCTGGAGCGAGAGAAATCTCGCGAGAAGAACCTGGAGTATGGTTCCAACGTGATCGTGGCCACCATGGATCCCACGCCCACAGCCGAACAGACCTTTGTGAACAGCCTGAAGCGCGAGGTCGAGGATGCACGCAAGGTGTCCAAGGAGGTGGAACAGAACTACAAGAGCACCAGCGAGCAGCTGGTGGAGGCCAAGACCGAGGTGGAGGAGCAGCGCAGACAGATCCAGCTGCTAGAGCGCAAATTGGCAGCGGCCTTGAAG GCGACACCAAGCACTAACAGACTGCACATTAGTAATTGCTTTGCttacgacgacgacgacgactacgaCGACGATTGCTTCCACTACGACCACTACCGCTCAGCAAGGCACCAG GGCGGTGGATCTATGGATGGATCGCGACGACCCAGCGATGCCAACTTCGGGCGTGACAGCTCGCCggaactggagctggaggTCAGCGAGAGCGATCCGGATGAGCCGGAGGAGAAGAAGACGGAGCGCAGGGAGCGCCGGTCTGGTAAGGAGCTGAAGGTCCTGCGCAGCAAGCTGACCAAGCTGAAGGTCAAGGAGGAGGCGGCCAAGAAGGAGAAGGATGCCCTTAAGCAGGCCATGAAAAAGAACCACGTGATTCTCAA GGAGGAGAACAAGAAGTTCAAGAAGCTGGAGAAGGAGGTACAGAAGATGGCTGCCTCGATGAAACTAGACGAGGACGACGTAGACGGCGAGGAGAAAGACGAAGACGAGGAGGAGCCCGAGGAGAAGGACGAGagcgaagaggaggaggaggagtccgACGACGAGTCCGAGGAGTCGGAGTCTGAGGCCAGCGAAGCGGAGACGGGCAGCGAGTCCGAGCCGGAG GACTCGCCGAACTCCGTGAAGAAGGCGAACGTGGAGCCGCGGGTGAAGAAACACGAGAGCCGGTTCGCCGCGATGAAGAAGTGCAACGTGCTGCTGCAGGCAAACGTGGACAATTTGCAGGATCAAATTGTGCAGGTGCGATCGCGGGCCACCAACTTGCAGGACGAACTGGACGCGGTTATTGCCGATCTGGGCTTCTAG
- the sals gene encoding glutamic acid-rich protein isoform X5 produces the protein MMKEVESGRKLRHVACNDRSQPILTCKSMTKVDDKFIYETEKDNSHNKLLKQIQGGIKLKPTRTNDRSKPVLDGLRKFRRQMTIEEQLQKSQSKINMLSEAPSSHALGPASTTALGAGGSRPSIVSAMSIDEESPDELDDIDKIRDDLQSTKQMLALELRNREAQERENKKLLAKIRTLETELEREKSREKNLEYGSNVIVATMDPTPTAEQTFVNSLKREVEDARKVSKEVEQNYKSTSEQLVEAKTEVEEQRRQIQLLERKLAAALKATPSTNRLHISNCFAYDDDDDYDDDCFHYDHYRSARHQGGGSMDGSRRPSDANFGRDSSPELELEVSESDPDEPEEKKTERRERRSGKELKVLRSKLTKLKVKEEAAKKEKDALKQAMKKNHVILKEENKKFKKLEKEVQKMAASMKLDEDDVDGEEKDEDEEEPEEKDESEEEEEESDDESEESESEASEAETGSESEPEDSPNSVKKANVEPRVKKHESRFAAMKKCNVLLQANVDNLQDQIVQVRSRATNLQDELDAVIADLGF, from the exons ATGATGAAGGAGGTGGAGAGCGGCAGGAAGCTGCGCCATGTGGCCTGCAACGATAG ATCTCAGCCCATCTTAACATGCAAATCTATGACCAAAGTGGACGACAAGTTCATTTACGAGACGGAAAAGGACAACTCGCACAACAAGCTACTCAAGCAGATCCAAGGCGGCATCAAGCTCAAGCCCACACGCACCAATGATCGCAGCAAGCCCGTGCTGGATGGTCTGCGCAAGTTCCGCCGCCAGATGACCATCGAGGAGCAGCTACAAAAGTCCCAGTCGAAGATCAACATGCTCAGCGAGGCACCCAGCAGCCATGCTCTTGGTCCAGCTAGTACAACCGCTTTGGGTGCTGGAGGATCCCGACCTAGCATTGTGTCGGCGATGTCCATTGACGAGGAGAGTCCCGACGAGCTGGACGACATTGACAAGATCCGTGACGATCTCCAGAGCACCAAACAGATGCTGGCTTTGGAGCTCCGCAACCGAGAGGCACAGGAAcgtgaaaacaaaaagctgctggccaagatccGCACCCTGGAAACCGAGCTGGAGCGAGAGAAATCTCGCGAGAAGAACCTGGAGTATGGTTCCAACGTGATCGTGGCCACCATGGATCCCACGCCCACAGCCGAACAGACCTTTGTGAACAGCCTGAAGCGCGAGGTCGAGGATGCACGCAAGGTGTCCAAGGAGGTGGAACAGAACTACAAGAGCACCAGCGAGCAGCTGGTGGAGGCCAAGACCGAGGTGGAGGAGCAGCGCAGACAGATCCAGCTGCTAGAGCGCAAATTGGCAGCGGCCTTGAAG GCGACACCAAGCACTAACAGACTGCACATTAGTAATTGCTTTGCttacgacgacgacgacgactacgaCGACGATTGCTTCCACTACGACCACTACCGCTCAGCAAGGCACCAG GGCGGTGGATCTATGGATGGATCGCGACGACCCAGCGATGCCAACTTCGGGCGTGACAGCTCGCCggaactggagctggaggTCAGCGAGAGCGATCCGGATGAGCCGGAGGAGAAGAAGACGGAGCGCAGGGAGCGCCGGTCTGGTAAGGAGCTGAAGGTCCTGCGCAGCAAGCTGACCAAGCTGAAGGTCAAGGAGGAGGCGGCCAAGAAGGAGAAGGATGCCCTTAAGCAGGCCATGAAAAAGAACCACGTGATTCTCAA GGAGGAGAACAAGAAGTTCAAGAAGCTGGAGAAGGAGGTACAGAAGATGGCTGCCTCGATGAAACTAGACGAGGACGACGTAGACGGCGAGGAGAAAGACGAAGACGAGGAGGAGCCCGAGGAGAAGGACGAGagcgaagaggaggaggaggagtccgACGACGAGTCCGAGGAGTCGGAGTCTGAGGCCAGCGAAGCGGAGACGGGCAGCGAGTCCGAGCCGGAG GACTCGCCGAACTCCGTGAAGAAGGCGAACGTGGAGCCGCGGGTGAAGAAACACGAGAGCCGGTTCGCCGCGATGAAGAAGTGCAACGTGCTGCTGCAGGCAAACGTGGACAATTTGCAGGATCAAATTGTGCAGGTGCGATCGCGGGCCACCAACTTGCAGGACGAACTGGACGCGGTTATTGCCGATCTGGGCTTCTAG
- the LOC108085689 gene encoding solute carrier family 35 member G1, which yields MPENLELQQFQESAPPPDPAPRWLERLQRRLGANCPYLGILLATLSSLFFSLCSVIVKGLVDVNPMELASFRFVGVLLPALPILIYTRQPVFPEGKRVILLLRCFMGTTGLMLSFYAFRHMPLADASVIIFSTPVFVAIFARAFLKEPCTLFNVLTINLTLVGVVLITRPPFFFGGSGESEDVSGKTYDIWGPVAAISSTLFGANVYILLRALKNLHFSVIMTNFGTIALVYTLIVCGSIGAVCWPSCGRDRWLVVVLGVFSFLGQILLTLSLQIEQAGPVAIARCADIVFAFVWQMLFFGETPTAYSLVGAVMVMGSVVLTALKKWAGTLPRESSLRKRFRLILLE from the coding sequence ATGCCGGAAAATCTGGAGCTGCAGCAGTTCCAGGAGAGTGCCCCGCCCCCCGACCCAGCCCCCCGCTGGCTGGAGCGCCTGCAGCGGCGCCTGGGGGCCAATTGTCCTTACCTCGGCATCCTGCTGGCAACGCTCTCCTCGCTCTTCTTCTCCCTCTGCTCGGTGATTGTCAAGGGACTGGTGGACGTGAATCCCATGGAGCTGGCCTCCTTCCGCTTCGTGGGAGTACTGCTGCCGGCGCTCCCGATCCTGATTTACACGCGACAGCCGGTATTTCCGGAGGGCAAGCGGGTCATCCTGCTGCTGCGGTGCTTCATGGGCACCACGGGCCTGATGCTCAGCTTCTACGCCTTCCGGCACATGCCCCTGGCGGACGCCAGCGTCATCATCTTCTCCACGCCCGTTTTCGTGGCCATTTTCGCGCGCGCCTTCCTCAAGGAGCCGTGCACGCTGTTCAATGTGCTGACCATCAACCTGACTCTGGTGGGAGTGGTGCTCATCACCAGGCCTCCGTTCTTCTTCGGCGGGTCGGGCGAGAGTGAGGATGTGTCCGGCAAGACGTACGATATCTGGGGACCGGTGGCCGCCATTTCGTCCACGCTTTTTGGCGCCAACGTCTACATACTGCTGCGGGCGCTGAAGAACCTGCACTTCTCCGTGATCATGACCAATTTCGGAACCATCGCTCTGGTCTACACCCTCATCGTGTGCGGTTCCATCGGCGCTGTATGCTGGCCCAGCTGCGGACGGGATCGCtggctggtggtggtgctgggcGTGTTTAGCTTCCTGGGCCAGATTCTGCTCACCCTTTCGCTGCAGATTGAACAGGCCGGACCGGTGGCCATTGCCCGCTGTGCGGACATCGTCTTCGCCTTCGTCTGGCAGATGCTCTTCTTCGGGGAGACGCCCACAGCCTACTCCCTGGTGGGTGCCGTCATGGTGATGGGATCCGTGGTACTGACGGCCCTCAAGAAGTGGGCGGGCACTCTGCCACGCGAGTCCTCGCTGCGGAAGCGGTTCAGGCTCATCCTGCTGGAATAA